The following are from one region of the Capsicum annuum cultivar UCD-10X-F1 chromosome 1, UCD10Xv1.1, whole genome shotgun sequence genome:
- the LOC107855315 gene encoding uncharacterized protein LOC107855315 isoform X2, whose translation MSTETKPVITSLTRATWNRKPVISSSISEDSSISELICYLKSAFRDKEYSLVERILIDRDKQLRNEIENLKRNLAEKGRGLVDMEGLNKENQLKEMERKCEGLKNEKEEVEAKLKVYVEKFEELERRVLVQEEEAAKKCHVDVAVIRKMVEDLEAMEEEEEIHRVHSTGNESGKSRDEDPLLSNLACGNRAPIIDLSACEAGNFVKSNLNTAPDGAGSSTGIHISDCDDEKAKAYVSKSNGVGRNLTFPSLIKEEDVKETSLSKRKRSLSDSDNGDGSLSGKQKTRSIQELNCDGKLFLAHDNSHKTVFVRRCDDKDGGKSYSQPSSRRSDLYKLDDICDDSSSDSGNDPLSDKSMDMLIQSYQLKKERITRCKMFSSEDDLRLSLDKDPELCMDAVCALYRRQFSPNISSKGLGNTMRLELSESDIFSIRVLGEYLIDGDLENKRRKAVDEIPSKNHEKCKSLATKLCHQLYQLYLSKEDPLFRPIPKF comes from the exons ATGAGTACCGAAACGAAACCGGTGATTACTTCACTTACTAGAGCCACATGGAACAGAAAGCCAGTGATTTCCTCATCAATTTCGGAAGATTCATCGATTTCTGAGTTGATTTGTTATCTAAAATCGGCGTTTCGTGATAAGGAGTATTCGTTAGTGGAAAGAATTTTAATCGACCGCGATAAACAGCTTCGTAACGAAATTGAAAATCTCAAGAGAAATTTAGCTGAGAAGGGAAGAGGTTTAGTTGACATGGAGGGGTTAAATAAGGAGAATCAGTTGAAGGAAATGGAGAGGAAATGCGAGGGTTTGAAAAATGAGAAGGAAGAAGTTGAGGCGAAATTGAAGGTGTATGTGGAGAAGTTTGAAGAGTTGGAAAGGAGAGTGTTAGTGCAAGAGGAGGAAGCTGCGAAAAAATGTCATGTGGATGTTGCGGTGATCCGGAAAATGGTGGAAGATTTGGAAGCTatggaggaggaggaggaaatACATAGGGTTCATTCGACTGGAAATGAAAGTGGTAAATCAAGAGATGAAG ACCCTCTCCTTAGCAACTTGGCTTGTGGGAATAGAGCACCTATTATAGATCTATCAGCATGCGAAGCAGGAAACTTTGTTAAGAGTAACTTGAATACAGCACCTGACGGGGCTGGGTCTTCAACTGGTATCCACATTAGCGACTGTGATGATGAGAAGGCAAAGGCTTATGTTTCAAAAAGTAACGGTGTAGGCAGGAATTTAACATTTCCATCCCTGATAAAAGAAGAGGATGTAAAGGAAACATCATTGTCCAAAAGGAAAAGAAGCTTAAGTGATAGTGACAATGGTGACGGTTCTTTATCTGGCAAACAAAAGACAAGATCTATTCAAGAATTAAATTGTGATGGAAAGCTGTTCTTAGCTCATGACAATTCGCATAAAACGGTGTTTGTGAGAAGATGTGATGACAAAGATGGAGGGAAGTCTTATTCTCAACCTTCTTCCAGAAGATCTGATTTATACAAgcttgatgatatttgtgatgatagttcttcagattcagggaATGATCCCTTGAGTGACAAAAGTATGGATATGTTGATCCAAAGTTACCAgcttaaaaaagaaagaattacaAGATGTAAAATGTTCTCTTCGGAAGATGATTTAAGATTGTCCTTGGATAAGGACCCTGAACTTTGTATGGATGCAGTATGTGCACTTTATAGGCGACAATTTTCTCCAAACATCTCTTCAAAGGGCCTGGGTAATACCATGAGACTGGAGTTGAGTGAATCTGATATATTCAG CATACGTGTTTTGGGTGAATATCTGATCGATGGTGATCTAGAAAATAAACGCAGAAAAGCCGTGGACGAAATACCTTCAAAGAATCATGAAAAATGTAAAAGCTTAGCTACTAAACTCTGCCATCAACTATATCAGCTATACCTTAGCAAGGAGGATCCTTTGTTTCGcccaatccctaagttctag
- the LOC107855315 gene encoding uncharacterized protein LOC107855315 isoform X1 — MSTETKPVITSLTRATWNRKPVISSSISEDSSISELICYLKSAFRDKEYSLVERILIDRDKQLRNEIENLKRNLAEKGRGLVDMEGLNKENQLKEMERKCEGLKNEKEEVEAKLKVYVEKFEELERRVLVQEEEAAKKCHVDVAVIRKMVEDLEAMEEEEEIHRVHSTGNESGKSRDEGSGNTDFVSTKMNLVNCPDVQTLHRKVSNIEKKSCHSEKADPLLSNLACGNRAPIIDLSACEAGNFVKSNLNTAPDGAGSSTGIHISDCDDEKAKAYVSKSNGVGRNLTFPSLIKEEDVKETSLSKRKRSLSDSDNGDGSLSGKQKTRSIQELNCDGKLFLAHDNSHKTVFVRRCDDKDGGKSYSQPSSRRSDLYKLDDICDDSSSDSGNDPLSDKSMDMLIQSYQLKKERITRCKMFSSEDDLRLSLDKDPELCMDAVCALYRRQFSPNISSKGLGNTMRLELSESDIFSIRVLGEYLIDGDLENKRRKAVDEIPSKNHEKCKSLATKLCHQLYQLYLSKEDPLFRPIPKF; from the exons ATGAGTACCGAAACGAAACCGGTGATTACTTCACTTACTAGAGCCACATGGAACAGAAAGCCAGTGATTTCCTCATCAATTTCGGAAGATTCATCGATTTCTGAGTTGATTTGTTATCTAAAATCGGCGTTTCGTGATAAGGAGTATTCGTTAGTGGAAAGAATTTTAATCGACCGCGATAAACAGCTTCGTAACGAAATTGAAAATCTCAAGAGAAATTTAGCTGAGAAGGGAAGAGGTTTAGTTGACATGGAGGGGTTAAATAAGGAGAATCAGTTGAAGGAAATGGAGAGGAAATGCGAGGGTTTGAAAAATGAGAAGGAAGAAGTTGAGGCGAAATTGAAGGTGTATGTGGAGAAGTTTGAAGAGTTGGAAAGGAGAGTGTTAGTGCAAGAGGAGGAAGCTGCGAAAAAATGTCATGTGGATGTTGCGGTGATCCGGAAAATGGTGGAAGATTTGGAAGCTatggaggaggaggaggaaatACATAGGGTTCATTCGACTGGAAATGAAAGTGGTAAATCAAGAGATGAAG GCAGTGGTAATACAGACTTTGTTTCAACCAAAATGAATTTGGTTAATTGTCCTGATGTCCAGACATTGCATAGAAAAGTTTCCAAcatagaaaagaaaagttgtcaTTCAGAGAAAGCAG ACCCTCTCCTTAGCAACTTGGCTTGTGGGAATAGAGCACCTATTATAGATCTATCAGCATGCGAAGCAGGAAACTTTGTTAAGAGTAACTTGAATACAGCACCTGACGGGGCTGGGTCTTCAACTGGTATCCACATTAGCGACTGTGATGATGAGAAGGCAAAGGCTTATGTTTCAAAAAGTAACGGTGTAGGCAGGAATTTAACATTTCCATCCCTGATAAAAGAAGAGGATGTAAAGGAAACATCATTGTCCAAAAGGAAAAGAAGCTTAAGTGATAGTGACAATGGTGACGGTTCTTTATCTGGCAAACAAAAGACAAGATCTATTCAAGAATTAAATTGTGATGGAAAGCTGTTCTTAGCTCATGACAATTCGCATAAAACGGTGTTTGTGAGAAGATGTGATGACAAAGATGGAGGGAAGTCTTATTCTCAACCTTCTTCCAGAAGATCTGATTTATACAAgcttgatgatatttgtgatgatagttcttcagattcagggaATGATCCCTTGAGTGACAAAAGTATGGATATGTTGATCCAAAGTTACCAgcttaaaaaagaaagaattacaAGATGTAAAATGTTCTCTTCGGAAGATGATTTAAGATTGTCCTTGGATAAGGACCCTGAACTTTGTATGGATGCAGTATGTGCACTTTATAGGCGACAATTTTCTCCAAACATCTCTTCAAAGGGCCTGGGTAATACCATGAGACTGGAGTTGAGTGAATCTGATATATTCAG CATACGTGTTTTGGGTGAATATCTGATCGATGGTGATCTAGAAAATAAACGCAGAAAAGCCGTGGACGAAATACCTTCAAAGAATCATGAAAAATGTAAAAGCTTAGCTACTAAACTCTGCCATCAACTATATCAGCTATACCTTAGCAAGGAGGATCCTTTGTTTCGcccaatccctaagttctag
- the LOC107855315 gene encoding uncharacterized protein LOC107855315 isoform X3, which produces MSTETKPVITSLTRATWNRKPVISSSISEDSSISELICYLKSAFRDKEYSLVERILIDRDKQLRNEIENLKRNLAEKGRGLVDMEGLNKENQLKEMERKCEGLKNEKEEVEAKLKVYVEKFEELERRVLVQEEEAAKKCHVDVAVIRKMVEDLEAMEEEEEIHRVHSTGNESGKSRDEGSGNTDFVSTKMNLVNCPDVQTLHRKVSNIEKKSCHSEKADPLLSNLACGNRAPIIDLSACEAGNFVKSNLNTAPDGAGSSTGIHISDCDDEKAKAYVSKSNGVGRNLTFPSLIKEEDVKETSLSKRKRSLSDSDNGDGSLSGKQKTRSIQELNCDGKLFLAHDNSHKTVFVRRCDDKDGGKSYSQPSSRRSDLYKLDDICDDSSSDSGNDPLSDKSMDMLIQSYQLKKERITRCKMFSSEDDLRLSLDKDPELCMDAVCALYRRQFSPNISSKGLGNTMRLELSESDIFRATLPCIII; this is translated from the exons ATGAGTACCGAAACGAAACCGGTGATTACTTCACTTACTAGAGCCACATGGAACAGAAAGCCAGTGATTTCCTCATCAATTTCGGAAGATTCATCGATTTCTGAGTTGATTTGTTATCTAAAATCGGCGTTTCGTGATAAGGAGTATTCGTTAGTGGAAAGAATTTTAATCGACCGCGATAAACAGCTTCGTAACGAAATTGAAAATCTCAAGAGAAATTTAGCTGAGAAGGGAAGAGGTTTAGTTGACATGGAGGGGTTAAATAAGGAGAATCAGTTGAAGGAAATGGAGAGGAAATGCGAGGGTTTGAAAAATGAGAAGGAAGAAGTTGAGGCGAAATTGAAGGTGTATGTGGAGAAGTTTGAAGAGTTGGAAAGGAGAGTGTTAGTGCAAGAGGAGGAAGCTGCGAAAAAATGTCATGTGGATGTTGCGGTGATCCGGAAAATGGTGGAAGATTTGGAAGCTatggaggaggaggaggaaatACATAGGGTTCATTCGACTGGAAATGAAAGTGGTAAATCAAGAGATGAAG GCAGTGGTAATACAGACTTTGTTTCAACCAAAATGAATTTGGTTAATTGTCCTGATGTCCAGACATTGCATAGAAAAGTTTCCAAcatagaaaagaaaagttgtcaTTCAGAGAAAGCAG ACCCTCTCCTTAGCAACTTGGCTTGTGGGAATAGAGCACCTATTATAGATCTATCAGCATGCGAAGCAGGAAACTTTGTTAAGAGTAACTTGAATACAGCACCTGACGGGGCTGGGTCTTCAACTGGTATCCACATTAGCGACTGTGATGATGAGAAGGCAAAGGCTTATGTTTCAAAAAGTAACGGTGTAGGCAGGAATTTAACATTTCCATCCCTGATAAAAGAAGAGGATGTAAAGGAAACATCATTGTCCAAAAGGAAAAGAAGCTTAAGTGATAGTGACAATGGTGACGGTTCTTTATCTGGCAAACAAAAGACAAGATCTATTCAAGAATTAAATTGTGATGGAAAGCTGTTCTTAGCTCATGACAATTCGCATAAAACGGTGTTTGTGAGAAGATGTGATGACAAAGATGGAGGGAAGTCTTATTCTCAACCTTCTTCCAGAAGATCTGATTTATACAAgcttgatgatatttgtgatgatagttcttcagattcagggaATGATCCCTTGAGTGACAAAAGTATGGATATGTTGATCCAAAGTTACCAgcttaaaaaagaaagaattacaAGATGTAAAATGTTCTCTTCGGAAGATGATTTAAGATTGTCCTTGGATAAGGACCCTGAACTTTGTATGGATGCAGTATGTGCACTTTATAGGCGACAATTTTCTCCAAACATCTCTTCAAAGGGCCTGGGTAATACCATGAGACTGGAGTTGAGTGAATCTGATATATTCAG AGCAACCCTTCCTTGTATCATTATTTGA